In the Mytilus galloprovincialis chromosome 10, xbMytGall1.hap1.1, whole genome shotgun sequence genome, one interval contains:
- the LOC143047143 gene encoding uncharacterized protein LOC143047143 gives MNENNDPPLPANNSVLLQQFGQFLQTIQPLLATQSSSASDALSIQSEVTQPERQSQIASQTESSKQSHPRQIFSPSRLRIPSARMNSSATLSLLRAESEDDFVQQSSMPVLRRPKRTRAVTVEVKGKRRGRVITKDVVILPHTTSSHLDTYTMPTSNMITELAKRNMVGKITFSSVDKEDAVRSEINSLFGDFSFAYLQVMPGNKSLKKPFVSKSVRFDATTLITMSPQGRMYILALEPVPSASSIESDEDDKENNLDGIENHKAGEMECHEADRSTSVHRTCPAGHTLEGLGSNCLCCEQDREYAQVLAIDREIRRREEAERRQATEAAEAVELIRLRRQTRLLAEQTDSDHGFEIKIRTQEGVLSRKFLECQDIQVLMDFIGSQSSATEFFTVRGATMEMALESSLSGKPLSHFGITGPTVLNSVWMTESETADNGEQTFADTSTIGSASTIETMKEPRKIDDLIEACSLKLDPNISIISILREDAIDTLLVEVARFKPGSRLHIEFEAEDGCDGGGLLRELNSLVLKQWEKSSLSNASGSGFSINASALDNQDFQTLGRYVGSTVAQGTVGLPVFTEPLAKFIIKGSLGEVTKQHFETKEQQQLAEKVLNCKLDEIDDIVDRLSIGCSKPSSALCEADRKCWLRGLYRRDVLSMQLPAIMDFQRGLQPFLSVWKSTPEAEEAALHFLSLDLIPKKNQNEFLELFKLNKYGACGSQLARQEDKAYVYFKSFLKDAFAGLALCKSESPRSDYEPAKEDLQISAEEVLRFFTGSTMEPPGGFYKPILIHFDPNFKSPKISTCALNATFPLDLKAQTRKAGERYCKWMVMGDGFGLSD, from the exons ATGAATGAGAATAATGATCCTCCACTACCTGCTAACAACAGTGTGTTGTTGCAACAATTTGGACAG TTCCTGCAGACTATTCAACCATTGCTTGCCACTCAATCTTCATCAGCATCAGATGCTTTGTCAATACAGTCTGAAGTAACTCAACCAGAGAGACAGTCACAGATTGCATCACAGACTGAGAGCTCAAAGCAGTCACATCCAAGGCAGATCTTTTCCCCAAGCCGTTTACGTATACCATCGGCAAGGATG AATTCTAGTGCTACATTGTCCCTTTTGAGGGCAGAGTCTGAAGATGACTTTGTGCAGCAATCAAGTATG cCTGTTCTTAGACGTCCCAAGCGCACAAGGGCAGTGACGGTTGAAGTCAAGGGAAAGAGGAGGGGACGAGTTATCACAAAAGACGTTGTAATACTGCCTCACACAACATCATCACATCTTGACACCTACACTATGCCTACGTCAAACATGATAACAGAGTTGGCAAAGAGGAACATGGTGGGAAAAATTACATTTTCTTCGGTTGACAAAGAAGATGCTGTAAGGAGTGAAATAAATTCCCTTTTTGGGGATTTCAGTTTCGCATATCTGCAG GTTATGCCAGGAAATAAAAGTCTCAAGAAACCATTTGTTTCCAAGAGTGTCAGGTTTGATGCAACTACCTTGATAACCATGAGCCCACAGGGACGAATGTACATTTTGGCACTAGAACCTGTCCCCAGTGCATCAAGTATA GAGAGCGATGAGGATGACAAGGAAAACAACTTGGATGGCATTGAGAACCACAAAGCAGGTGAAATGGAGTGTCATGAAGCTGACAGAAGCACTAGTGTCCATAGA acaTGCCCAGCTGGTCACACTCTGGAAGGTCTTGGTAGTAACTGTCTTTGCTGTGAGCAAGACAGAGAGTATGCACAGGTTTTGGCTATTGACCGTGAAATAAGAAGAAGAGAGGAAGCAGAAAGGAGGCAAGCTACTGAAGCTGCTGAGGCAGTTGAATTA ATAAGATTGAGGAGGCAAACAAGATTGCTCGCTGAGCAAACAGATTCAGATCATGGATTTGAAATAAAGATACGAACGCAAGAGGGAGTCCTGTCCAGAAAATTCTTGGAATGTCAGGACATTCag GTGCTGATGGACTTCATTGGCTCACAGTCAAGTGCAACTGAGTTTTTTACTGTTAGGGGTGCAACAATGGAGATGGCACTAGAGTCGTCTTTGTCAGGCAAGCCATTGTCACACTTTGGGATAACTGGCCCAACGGTGCTAAATTCTGTCTGGATGACAGAAAGCGAG acagcTGATAATGGTGAGCAGACATTTGCTGATACTTCAACTATTGGTAGTGCTTCTACTATTGAGACTATGAAG GAGCCTAGAAAAATAGATGATCTCATTGAAGCATGCAGTTTGAAGCTTGATCCGAACATATCAATTATCTCAATCCTGCGTGAAGATGCTATTGACACCCTTCTTGTGGAAGTTGCCCGTTTTAAGCCTGGATCAAGGTTACATATTGAGTTTGAGGCGGAGGATGGCTGTGATGGTGGAGGGTTATTGAGAGAGCTTAACAGCCTTGTCTTGAAACAGTGGGAGAAATCTTCTCTCAGCAATG CTTCTGGTAGCGGTTTCTCCATAAATGCTTCTGCCTTAGACAACCAGGACTTTCAGACCCTTGGACGCTATGTTGGTAGTACAGTTGCCCAG GGCACAGTTGGCTTGCCTGTATTTACAGAGCCTTTAGCTAAGTTTATTATTAAAGGCAGTCTAGGAGAAGTGACAAAGCAACACTTTGAAACAAAGGAGCAGCAACAGTTAGCAGAAAAG GTTCTGAATTGCAAATTAGATGAGATAGATGACATTGTGGATAGGCTTTCAATTGGTTGTTCGAAGCCTTCCTCAGCCCTGTGTGAGGCTGACAGAAAATGCTGGCTCCGAGGCCTCTACAGGAGAGATGTGCTGTCCATGCAGTTGCCTGCCATCATGGATTTTCAGAGAG GTCTGCAACCATTCCTCTCAGTCTGGAAATCAACGCCAGAGGCAGAGGAAGCTGCATTGCATTTTTTGAGCCTTGACCTCATTCCCAAAAAAAACCAGAACGAGTTCTTAGAACTCTTCAAGCTAAATAAGTATGGTGCATGTGGTTCTCAGCTGGCAAGACAAGAGGACAAGGCATATGTCTATTTCAAGTCCTTCCTGAAAGATGCGTTCGCAGGGCTTGCTTTGTGCAAATCAGAATCACCACGTAGCGACTATGAGCCTGCCAAGGAGGATTTGCAAATCTCAGCTGAGGAAGTTTTGCGCTTCTTCACCGGCAGCACCATGGAACCTCCAGGAGGATTTTATAAGCCAATACTCATCCACTTTGATCCCAACTTCAAAAGTCCAAAAATAAGCACCTGTGCGCTGAATGCAACATTCCCCTTAGATTTAAAAGCACAAACTCGAAAAGCTGGGGAACGTTACTGCAAGTGGATGGTAATGGGAGATGGGTTTGGTCTTAGTGACTGA